The following proteins are co-located in the Daphnia magna isolate NIES unplaced genomic scaffold, ASM2063170v1.1 Dm_contigs120, whole genome shotgun sequence genome:
- the LOC123466843 gene encoding LOW QUALITY PROTEIN: uncharacterized protein LOC123466843 (The sequence of the model RefSeq protein was modified relative to this genomic sequence to represent the inferred CDS: substituted 2 bases at 2 genomic stop codons), with amino-acid sequence MAPRRQMTDAEKAEKNRKQREKRAQEDPEIRKKRLHDNRARAQYVRDEKKQRLDQEVQRQTQDKVDRQVRLDVEAQRRKENRAQEPDEIQQARLQEQSLRQQALREEESEEETRARLRDQATGQQAIRNAETDGERRVRMIEDNLRHXVLRAXETVVERMSRSMADRLRHQMYLVEETEEEAEIRRELNREQTANYRAAEIEEEREERREQSQSRMERLREEREEDEELLRAMNALEHAEIIPLETEEESTFREELLAARNRAGVPRTLRAACKTLASEDRVPLHDCGEMTVNCGECNARHFKGEQPTDKKFTQCCAKGKVILPPPKECHQPLVKLLQNHHPKAKAFMTKIRNYNSAHAFASLGANISSPPGRGPYCFRIHGQVYHNTTPVGPNTNNPRYADLYFMDAAQAGEFRALSTSNGGCCRNLMEELDAMLREKNPYAAIYKMMRQVLEEEYRRAQDENLPHQTVGMIISSDRRNLDQRRYNSPTTNEIAVIFKSANGEPPAKRDIRGHLFIPVRGRTFVQIDTQQPMCDPMTYPLLFPNGDDGWHVNMPYTTTTRREREEAAARAMDVDEEEEIDLPRLDEMLRPENAPVEALAGEEELVEEPEPEPEEQMDDDDNDPHRLNRGEGRRKTITQCEFYSFLMSIREYFNKVLAGGSLTQQWTVDSYVKIEANRVKYIREHQVELHVAQYDGLLDYLHNRAERENLTVGSYHVLPSSFIGSPRAMKQAYQDAMAICGKFGKPVFFLTFTCNPKWREITANIPSHLSASDRPDIVARFFQQKKIELVNDIEKRQVLGFATARIHVIEFQKRGLPHCHMLIYIDERDAPATAEDVDATICAEIPDSTTHPRLYKSVMTHMIHVPCGLINKKSPCMDGDKRRDTGVVHRLKRGHTHFEVDNRSVVPYNPWLSLKYDSHINLEYCASIVSVKYIFKYVYKGYDCLKMDQKVGTYHLAEGEEPRVEWDEITCHLDARYVSAPEVCWRIFKFTLSDRLHAIYRLAVHLPREQPVFFQPGNEMQAVINAASRDTNLTAFFKLNRVDESARQYFYREIPHHYVFIKKTNSWKPRVKRAKIIGRLYTGQQALKICEQSTRLSIPLSKRQQ; translated from the exons ATGGCACCGCGTCGTCAAATGACTGATGCTGAAAAGGCAGAAAAGAATAGGaagcaaagagagaaaagagcgCAAGAAGATCCAGAGATTAGAAAAAAACGTTTGCATGACAATAGAGCCAGGGCACAATATGTGCGCGATGAGAAAAAGCAGCGTCTCGATCAAGAAGTTCAACGTCAAACCCAAGATAAAGTAGACAGGCAAGTGCGTCTAGACGTAGAAGCGCAAAGACGTAAAGAAAACCGAGCTCAAGAGCCAGACGAAATACAACAAGCTAGGCTACAAGAGCAATCATTGCGACAGCAAGCTCTGCGTGAAGAGGAAAGTGAGGAAGAAACGCGTGCAAGGCTAAGAGATCAAGCAACAGGACAGCAAGCTATACGTAACGCAGAAACCGATGGTGAAAGGCGCGTAAGGATGATCGAGGATAACTTGCGCCATTAAGTCCTACGCGCTTAAGAGACAGTAGTAGAGAGGATGTCGCGTTCCATGGCTGACAGATTGCGTCATCAGATGTATCTGGTtgaagaaacggaagaagaggCGGAAATACGTAGGGAACTTAACAGGGAGCAAACAGCCAACTACAGAGCGGCAGagatagaagaagaaagggaaGAAAGACGAGAACAGAGTCAATCTCGAATGGAACGTTTGcgagaagagagagaggaagacgAGGAATTACTTCGTGCCATGAATGCATTGGAACATGCTGAAATTATACCATTGGAAACTGAAGAGGAGAGCACTTTTCGCGAAGAGCTATTGGCTGCCCGCAACCGTGCGGGAGTGCCAAGAACTCTTAGAGCGGCTTGCAAAACATTGGCTTCCGAAGACCGAGTTCCATTGCACGATTGTGGAGAAATGACCGTCAATTGCGGCGAATGTAATGCCAGGCATTTCAAGGGTGAACAACCGACAGACAAGAAATTCACCCAATGCTGCGCAAAAGGAAAGGTGATTCTCCCTCCTCCAAAAGAGTGCCATCAACCGCTGGTTAAACTATTGCAGAATCACCATCCAAAGGCGAAAGCGTTTATGACGAAGATCCGCAATTACAACAGCGCTCACGCTTTTGCTTCGTTGGGAGCCAATATTTCATCTCCCCCAGGGCGTGGACCTTATTGTTTCAGAATCCACGGTCAAGTGTACCACAACACCACACCCGTCGGCCCCAATACGAATAATCCTAGGTATGCGGATCTTTATTTCATGGACGCTGCGCAGGCTGGCGAGTTCAGAGCGCTTTCCACCTCAAACGGAGGATGCTGCAGAAACTTGATGGAGGAATTGGACGCAATGCTCCGAGAAAAGAATCCGTACGCAGCCATTTACAAGATGATGCGTCAAGTGCTTGAAGAAGAGTACCGCCGAGCCCAAGATGAGAATCTACCTCACCAAACAGTAGGAATGATCATCAGCAGTGATCGAAGAAATCTAGATCAGAGACGTTACAACAGCCCGACGACAAACGAGATTGCTGTCATTTTCAAAAGCGCAAACGGTGAGCCGCCAGCGAAGAGAGATATCCGTGGCCATCTCTTCATCCCAGTCAGAGGGAGAACATTCGTTCAGATTGACACACAACAGCCCATGTGCGACCCAATGACTTACCCTTTGCTCTTCCCCAACGGTGACGATGGCTGGCATGTAAACATGCCTTATACCACCACTACACGACGTGAAAGAGAGGAAGCAGCAGCACGGGCAATGGATGTggatgaagaggaagagatCGATCTCCCAAGACTTGATGAAATGCTGCGGCCAGAAAATGCACCAGTAGAAGCCTTAGCTGGTGAGGAAGAGCTGGTGGAAGAACCAGAACCGGAACCAGAGGAGCAAATGGATGACGACGATAACGATCCCCATCGATTGAATCGTGGCGAAGGAAGACGAAAAACGATCACGCAGTGCGAATTTTACAGCTTTCTCATGTCGATTCGGGAATATTTCAACAAAGTTTTGGCCGGCGGATCACTCACTCAGCAATGGACGGTCGATTCTTACGTCAAGATTGAAGCCAACCGCGTCAAGTACATCCGCGAACATCAGGTGGAGCTTCACGTGGCTCAATACGACGGTCTCTTGGACTACTTGCATAATCGCGCCGAACGAGAAAACCTTACAGTCGGATCTTATCACGTCCTCCCATCGAGTTTCATCGGAAGCCCAAGGGCGATGAAGCAAGCGTACCAAGATGCAATGGCCATCTGTGGTAAATTCGGCAAGCCAGTATTCTTCCTGACTTTTACCTGCAACCCAAAGTGGAGGGAAATCACGGCCAACATTCCCAGCCATCTGTCGGCATCAGATCGACCCGATATAGTCGCAAGATTCttccagcaaaagaaaattgagtTGGTCAACGACATTGAAAAGCGCCAGGTGCTGGGATTTGCGACTGCACGGATACACGTCATTGAATTTCAGAAGCGTGGATTGCCCCACTGTCACATGCTCATTTATATCGACGAGCGTGACGCCCCTGCTACAGCGGAAGATGTGGATGCAACCATATGCGCGGAAATTCCCGATAGTACAACGCATCCGAGACTGTATAAGAGCGTCATGACCCACATGATTCACGTTCCGTGTGGGTTgatcaacaaaaaatccccTTGCATGGACGGGGACAA ACGAAGAGATACGGGCGTTGTACACCGCTTGAAACGAGGACACACGCATTTCGAAGTTGACAACAGATCGGTCGTTCCTTACAACCCTTGGTTATCCCTCAAGTATGACTCCCACATCAACCTCGAATACTGCGCATCCATCGTCAGCGTAAAGTACATCTTCAAGTACGTCTACAAAGGGTACGATTGCCtgaaaatggatcaaaaagtGGGAACGTATCATCTGGCAGAAGGCGAAGAACCAAGGGTGGAGTGGGACGAAATCACGTGCCATCTTGATGCGCGTTACGTCAGCGCGCCGGAAGTCTGTTGGCGAATCTTCAAGTTTACCCTTTCCGACCGTTTGCATGCCATCTATCGCCTGGCCGTCCATTTGCCCCGAGAGCAGCCCGTCTTTTTCCAACCGGGAAACGAAATGCAAGCCGTCATCAATGCCGCTTCGAGAGACACCAACCTTACTGCTTTCTTTAAGTTGAATCGCGTCGACGAGAGCGCACGGCAATATTTCTACAGAGAAATACCTCACCACTACGTTTTCatcaagaaaaccaattcgtGGAAGCCTCGCGTGAAACGGGCCAAGATCATCGGTCGTCTATACACG GGCCAACAAGCTTTGAAGATTTGCGAACAGTCGACCAGGTTGTCCATCCCACTTTCAAAGCGGCAGCAATAG